The Candidatus Methylomirabilota bacterium genome includes a region encoding these proteins:
- the iscU gene encoding Fe-S cluster assembly scaffold IscU encodes MAYSDKVVDHYNNPRNVGSFTKDTPGVGTGLVGAPECGDVMKLQIKVNVETGVIEDAKFKTFGCGSAIASSSLATEWLKGRTVDEAAKIKNTDIVNELKLPPVKIHCSVLAEDAIKAALADYKDRWSKSEAVAERGASQ; translated from the coding sequence ATGGCCTATAGCGACAAGGTCGTCGATCACTACAACAATCCCCGCAACGTGGGGTCCTTCACCAAGGACACTCCCGGGGTGGGGACGGGGCTCGTGGGCGCGCCCGAGTGCGGCGACGTCATGAAGCTCCAGATCAAGGTGAACGTCGAGACCGGGGTCATCGAGGACGCGAAGTTCAAGACCTTCGGCTGCGGTAGCGCCATCGCCTCGTCGAGCCTCGCCACGGAGTGGCTCAAGGGGCGCACGGTAGACGAGGCGGCGAAGATCAAGAACACCGACATCGTCAACGAGCTCAAGCTGCCCCCGGTGAAGATCCACTGCTCGGTACTCGCCGAGGACGCCATCAAGGCCGCGCTTGCCGACTACAAGGACAGGTGGAGCAAGAGCGAAGCCGTGGCGGAGCGGGGCGCGTCGCAATAA
- a CDS encoding IscS subfamily cysteine desulfurase, translating into MALKLPIFMDSQSTTPVDPRVLEAMLPYFTEKFGHPASRNHPFGWEAEGAVDRARGAIAGLIGARDPKELVFTSGGTESINLGLKGVAEMYREKGNHIVTTVIEQRAGLDVCKRLERQGFEVTYVPVGADGLVDPEALRAVLTDKTILISVMLANNEIGTVQDAAAIGKLAKEKGIVFHTDATQAVGKVPVDVEAMGIDLLSCTSHMLYGPKGVGALYVRRKNPRVRLAPMMDGGGHERGMRSGTVPVPLAVGFGAAAEICRQVMPEESGRLGGLRDRLQDAILSKVDEAYLNGHPERRLPHNLNISFAYVEGESVLMGLNKEVALSSGSACTSATLEPSYVISALGVDSELAHSSIRFGLHRFSTEEEVDFVGRRTVEVVTRLREMSPLYELAKEGVDLKTIKWKAE; encoded by the coding sequence ATGGCGTTGAAGCTGCCCATCTTCATGGATAGCCAGTCCACCACCCCGGTGGACCCGCGCGTGCTGGAAGCGATGCTGCCGTACTTCACCGAGAAGTTCGGTCATCCGGCCAGCCGCAATCACCCGTTCGGCTGGGAGGCGGAGGGCGCGGTGGACCGGGCCCGGGGCGCCATCGCCGGGCTCATCGGCGCGCGCGATCCCAAGGAGCTCGTGTTCACATCCGGGGGCACCGAGTCGATCAACCTCGGCCTCAAGGGCGTGGCCGAGATGTATCGCGAGAAGGGTAATCACATCGTCACCACCGTCATCGAGCAGCGGGCGGGGCTGGACGTATGCAAGCGGCTGGAGCGTCAGGGCTTCGAGGTGACCTATGTCCCCGTCGGCGCGGATGGGCTGGTGGATCCCGAGGCGCTGCGGGCCGTCCTCACGGACAAGACGATCCTGATCTCGGTGATGCTCGCCAACAACGAGATCGGCACCGTGCAGGACGCCGCGGCGATCGGCAAGCTCGCCAAGGAGAAGGGCATCGTGTTCCACACCGACGCCACCCAGGCGGTGGGCAAGGTCCCGGTGGACGTGGAGGCGATGGGTATCGACCTTCTCTCCTGCACCTCCCACATGCTCTACGGCCCGAAGGGCGTGGGCGCGCTCTACGTGCGGCGGAAGAATCCGCGGGTGCGCTTGGCCCCCATGATGGACGGCGGAGGCCACGAGCGGGGCATGCGGTCGGGTACCGTGCCGGTACCGCTGGCGGTGGGCTTCGGCGCGGCGGCGGAGATCTGCCGGCAGGTCATGCCCGAGGAGTCGGGGCGCCTGGGCGGCCTACGCGACCGGCTGCAGGACGCCATTCTCTCCAAGGTGGACGAGGCGTACCTCAATGGCCATCCGGAGCGGCGGCTGCCGCACAACCTCAACATCTCGTTCGCCTACGTGGAGGGCGAGTCGGTGTTGATGGGGCTCAACAAGGAAGTGGCGCTGTCCTCGGGCTCCGCGTGCACCTCCGCCACCCTCGAGCCGTCTTACGTGATCTCGGCACTGGGTGTGGACTCGGAGCTGGCCCACTCCTCGATCCGCTTCGGCCTCCATCGCTTCAGCACCGAGGAGGAGGTCGACTTCGTGGGACGGCGGACGGTGGAGGTCGTGACGCGGCTCCGCGAGATGTCACCCCTCTACGAGCTGGCCAAGGAAGGCGTCGATCTCAAGACCATCAAGTGGAAGGCCGAATAG
- a CDS encoding Rrf2 family transcriptional regulator, which yields MLRFTKRADYGLMAIHYIAAQPDDTAVSAKRIAEEFNIPSELLAKILQRLAKGKLIVGHNGPKGGYVLARPRIQITVGQVVRALEGPVRIVSCMVDDHCPQYSRCNLRLPVQKIQASISSLLDSMTLAELASAGAPPETTVVPVSALTTAS from the coding sequence ATGCTGCGGTTCACCAAGCGCGCGGACTACGGTCTGATGGCGATCCACTACATCGCCGCCCAGCCGGACGACACCGCGGTGAGCGCGAAGCGCATCGCCGAGGAGTTCAACATTCCGTCCGAGCTGCTGGCGAAGATCCTGCAGCGCCTGGCCAAGGGCAAGCTGATCGTGGGGCACAACGGCCCCAAGGGCGGCTATGTCCTGGCCCGCCCCCGTATCCAGATCACGGTGGGACAGGTGGTGCGGGCGCTGGAAGGACCCGTACGGATCGTGAGCTGCATGGTCGACGATCACTGTCCCCAGTACTCGCGCTGCAACCTGCGGCTGCCCGTGCAGAAGATTCAGGCGAGCATCAGCTCGCTGCTGGATTCCATGACCCTGGCCGAGCTGGCGTCGGCCGGTGCTCCGCCGGAGACCACGGTGGTGCCGGTGTCCGCGCTGACCACGGCCAGCTGA